A window of Psychroflexus sp. ALD_RP9 contains these coding sequences:
- a CDS encoding DUF3108 domain-containing protein encodes MKNTIFILLLLTIASVHSQAYQNGEWLKFKIKYGWFKASEATIEVKKAKINGQKVLHIDGFGKSTGLLDVFFKVRDHYETYINPDTNLPVRFVRRINEGGYKKNKILNFNHTTNIVEVIDKKHNTKNSFSFIEGTQDMMSVLYFLRNKVDIKRLKPGQTFTLNLFFDEENYPFKVKFLKKEILETKFGDISTLKFRPYVKADRVFKEQESLSFWVSADENKVPLKIEAKLAVGSLTANLDQFKGLKHSFSIIAK; translated from the coding sequence GTGAAAAATACAATCTTCATCCTTTTACTTCTAACAATTGCTTCAGTTCATTCGCAAGCTTATCAAAATGGCGAATGGTTGAAATTTAAAATTAAATATGGCTGGTTTAAAGCTAGTGAAGCTACAATTGAAGTTAAAAAAGCCAAAATTAATGGCCAAAAGGTTTTGCATATTGATGGCTTCGGAAAATCGACTGGTTTGTTAGATGTGTTTTTTAAAGTTCGAGACCATTATGAAACTTATATCAATCCAGACACAAATTTACCAGTCAGATTTGTAAGAAGAATAAATGAAGGTGGCTACAAAAAGAATAAAATTTTAAATTTTAACCATACCACAAACATCGTTGAGGTCATTGACAAAAAACACAACACAAAAAACTCATTTAGCTTTATTGAAGGAACGCAAGACATGATGTCTGTACTATACTTTTTAAGAAATAAAGTTGATATAAAACGTTTAAAACCAGGACAAACATTTACATTAAATTTATTTTTCGACGAAGAAAATTATCCCTTTAAGGTTAAATTTTTAAAAAAAGAAATATTAGAAACAAAATTTGGAGACATTTCAACCTTAAAATTTAGACCATACGTTAAAGCAGATCGCGTGTTTAAAGAACAAGAAAGTTTAAGTTTTTGGGTAAGTGCAGACGAAAATAAAGTTCCTCTAAAAATTGAAGCTAAACTAGCGGTTGGGTCATTAACTGCAAACCTTGATCAATTTAAGGGTTTAAAGCATTCTTTTAGTATTATTGCAAAATAA
- a CDS encoding TerB family tellurite resistance protein, which yields MKWLGAFIGFIFRGLGGAVLGFILGSILDRLFSSGSSASGGSIFQTQSTKVTPNDFELNLLSLASLVIKADGNVSQAEMDYVRMYFVQAYGKERANATFRTFNTVVKNREVSADRICDYLRPRLSYEVRLQVLHFLFNIANADGHVSDAEVAMIQRIAGFLRVGHQDFESIKAMFFKSADNAYKILEIDKTATNAEIKKAYRTMAKKYHPDKLQHMDEAYKKGAQEKFTKVQEAYEKLQKERGL from the coding sequence TTGAAGTGGTTAGGAGCATTTATAGGTTTTATTTTTAGAGGTCTCGGCGGTGCCGTTCTTGGGTTTATACTCGGTAGTATTTTAGATCGTTTATTTAGTTCAGGTTCTTCTGCTTCAGGTGGCTCGATATTTCAAACCCAAAGTACCAAAGTAACGCCCAATGATTTTGAACTTAATTTACTTTCGTTAGCATCATTAGTTATTAAAGCCGATGGCAATGTTTCACAAGCTGAAATGGATTATGTGCGTATGTATTTTGTGCAAGCTTATGGCAAAGAACGTGCTAATGCCACTTTTAGAACCTTTAATACCGTCGTTAAAAATAGAGAAGTTTCAGCCGACCGTATTTGTGACTATCTTAGGCCAAGGTTGAGTTATGAAGTTAGATTACAAGTCTTACATTTCTTATTTAATATCGCTAATGCCGATGGCCACGTTTCTGATGCTGAAGTAGCTATGATACAACGTATCGCCGGCTTTTTACGTGTTGGTCATCAAGATTTTGAAAGTATTAAAGCCATGTTTTTTAAATCGGCCGATAATGCTTATAAAATTCTTGAAATTGATAAAACAGCCACAAATGCCGAAATTAAAAAAGCTTACCGAACTATGGCTAAAAAGTATCATCCAGACAAACTTCAGCATATGGATGAGGCTTATAAAAAAGGCGCTCAAGAAAAATTTACAAAAGTTCAAGAAGCTTACGAGAAACTTCAAAAAGAACGCGGTCTTTAA
- the hppD gene encoding 4-hydroxyphenylpyruvate dioxygenase → MMKDIKSVNYGLEKIFEGAQDFLPLLGTDFVELYVGNAKQAAHFYKSAFGFQTLAYKGLETGSKDSVSYVLQQDKIRLVLTSPLNSKNPINEHIVKHGDGVKVIALWVEDAQKSWEETTKRGAKSFMSPTIEEDEHGKVVKSGIYTYGETVHLFVERKNYNGTFLPGYKALESDYKPESVGLKFIDHMVGNVGWNEMNTWVKWYEDVMGFVNFLSFDDKQIHTEYSALMSKVMSNGNGRIKFPINEPAEGKKKSQIEEYLDFYEGSGVQHIAVATDDIVKTVSDLRSRGVEFLSTPPETYYDAIPGRLEEFSHELREDLKTLQSLGIMVDADEEGYLLQIFTKPVQDRPTLFFEIIQRMGARGFGAGNFKALFESIEREQNLRGTL, encoded by the coding sequence ATCATGAAAGATATTAAATCAGTTAACTACGGACTAGAAAAAATATTTGAAGGCGCACAAGACTTTTTACCATTACTCGGTACAGATTTTGTAGAACTTTATGTTGGTAATGCTAAACAAGCAGCACATTTTTATAAATCGGCATTTGGTTTTCAAACTCTAGCTTATAAAGGTTTAGAAACAGGAAGCAAAGACAGCGTATCTTATGTTTTGCAACAAGACAAAATAAGATTAGTCCTAACATCGCCTCTTAACTCTAAAAACCCGATTAATGAGCACATTGTAAAACACGGTGATGGTGTAAAAGTCATCGCACTTTGGGTTGAAGATGCTCAGAAATCTTGGGAAGAAACCACCAAACGCGGCGCTAAAAGTTTTATGTCTCCAACTATTGAAGAAGACGAACACGGTAAAGTGGTAAAATCTGGAATTTACACCTATGGTGAAACGGTGCATTTATTTGTAGAACGTAAGAATTATAATGGTACATTTTTACCAGGTTATAAAGCTTTAGAGTCCGACTATAAGCCTGAATCTGTTGGTCTTAAATTTATAGACCATATGGTAGGCAATGTTGGCTGGAATGAGATGAACACTTGGGTAAAATGGTATGAAGATGTCATGGGCTTTGTTAACTTTTTATCTTTTGACGATAAGCAAATACACACAGAGTATTCCGCTTTAATGAGTAAAGTGATGAGTAATGGAAATGGTCGAATTAAATTTCCAATCAACGAGCCCGCTGAAGGAAAAAAGAAATCTCAAATTGAAGAATATCTAGATTTCTACGAAGGTTCAGGCGTACAACACATCGCTGTAGCGACTGACGATATTGTGAAAACAGTTTCCGATTTACGATCAAGAGGCGTCGAGTTTTTATCTACACCACCAGAAACCTATTACGACGCAATCCCTGGTCGATTAGAAGAATTTAGCCATGAACTCCGCGAAGATTTAAAAACACTACAAAGCCTCGGTATCATGGTCGATGCTGACGAAGAAGGTTATTTGCTACAAATCTTTACCAAACCAGTACAAGACCGACCAACCTTATTTTTTGAAATTATACAACGCATGGGTGCTCGCGGCTTTGGAGCAGGAAATTTTAAAGCTCTATTTGAATCTATTGAGCGCGAACAGAATTTGAGAGGAACGCTTTAA
- a CDS encoding M23 family metallopeptidase has product MKQHISNQLFILSFFSILIFSSCKDDPQKTEIETKPTTPKVVEKKPLIAYGINLDNYLVKKDTVKRGETFGTILDQNGIGPTTVYNITQSISDSILNFRRLNFGKPYVILKTKDSLQKPTHFIYEKDRINYAVISIEDSIYGITGKKPVTIKQKEASGIIKSSLSQAIDDAGLNYNIALRFSEIYQWTVDFFRLQKGDQFKIIYSEKYINDSIYAGLHEVEASLLRHKDRDFYGFNFEVDSLTGRTDYFDENAQTLRKFFLKAPLEYTRISSRYTKRRFHPVQKRWKAHKGTDYAAPTGTPIWSTADGVVIKSSYTRGNGKYVKVRHTNKYSTQYLHMSRRAVSVGDYVKQGDIIGYVGSTGLATGPHVCYRFWVDGRQVDPYKQDLPDAEPMAEKLKPKYLNFIKPLKTQLDNISFVE; this is encoded by the coding sequence ATGAAACAACATATTTCAAACCAACTCTTTATATTATCTTTTTTTAGTATTCTCATCTTCAGTTCTTGTAAAGATGATCCTCAAAAAACTGAAATTGAGACAAAACCAACCACACCAAAAGTTGTTGAAAAAAAACCGCTAATCGCCTACGGTATAAATCTCGACAACTACTTAGTTAAAAAAGACACTGTTAAACGCGGAGAAACATTTGGGACAATCTTAGACCAAAATGGAATTGGGCCAACAACCGTTTATAACATTACCCAATCTATTTCAGATAGCATCTTAAATTTTAGGAGGCTAAATTTTGGTAAACCTTATGTCATTTTAAAAACAAAAGATAGCCTTCAAAAACCCACGCATTTTATTTACGAAAAAGATAGAATTAATTATGCCGTTATTTCCATTGAAGACAGCATTTACGGAATAACAGGCAAAAAACCTGTTACTATAAAGCAGAAAGAAGCTAGCGGAATTATAAAATCATCTTTATCTCAAGCTATTGATGATGCAGGCTTAAACTATAATATCGCACTTAGGTTCTCTGAAATTTACCAATGGACAGTAGACTTTTTTAGGCTTCAAAAGGGTGACCAATTTAAAATTATCTACTCAGAAAAATATATAAATGACTCAATTTATGCAGGCCTACATGAGGTAGAAGCATCTTTATTAAGACATAAAGACCGAGATTTCTACGGATTTAATTTTGAAGTTGATAGCCTAACAGGTCGAACCGATTATTTTGATGAAAATGCACAAACCTTAAGAAAATTCTTTTTAAAAGCACCACTTGAATATACAAGAATATCTTCAAGATATACCAAAAGACGGTTTCACCCAGTTCAAAAACGTTGGAAGGCTCATAAAGGAACAGATTATGCTGCACCAACAGGCACACCTATCTGGTCTACTGCCGATGGTGTTGTTATCAAATCAAGTTACACTAGAGGTAACGGTAAATACGTAAAAGTAAGACATACTAATAAATATTCAACGCAATACTTACACATGTCAAGACGAGCAGTAAGTGTAGGCGATTATGTTAAACAAGGTGATATTATTGGTTATGTTGGCAGTACAGGTCTAGCAACTGGACCACATGTGTGTTATCGATTTTGGGTAGATGGCCGTCAAGTAGATCCATACAAACAAGATTTACCAGATGCTGAACCAATGGCCGAAAAATTAAAACCGAAATACCTTAATTTTATTAAGCCTTTAAAAACCCAATTAGATAATATTTCTTTTGTAGAATAG
- a CDS encoding TonB-dependent receptor domain-containing protein: protein MKKLLLGLCLILGIGAFAQGVTTSSMNGQITDNQGEPLPGANIIAVHTPTGTNYGVVTDFDGFYRIPNMRIGGPYTLKISYVGFKTIELKNIYLKLGDSETISRQMSEEANALDEVVITTSKSGIFDSGQQGSNTNISQREITTLPSATRSLGDFIRKTPEAQVTENGSISLGGQNNRYNSIYIDGAVNNDVFGLAGSGTNGGQTGVNPISIDAIESFQVNLSPFDVRQSGFAGGSINAITRSGTNNTEASVYYYQRNESLAGKTPTAISEDNRERLSDFTAELYGARVGGAIIENKLFYFVNYERQDEQTPQPFNFDLYQGDATRQDLTNLRQGLIDKYGYNPGIFDENTSKLISDKLITRVDWNVNDKNSLTFKNSYVNAENTDPRQSNDRNINYTGRGVFFPSRTNSTTVEWNATNGSDLSNNLIIGYTDVLDDRGPVGNPFPAVSINDGNGRIWFGSEPFSTANLLEQKLFTVTNNFEIYRGKHKYTIGANFEHFDVKNVFFGQNFGDYTFDSLEDFETYLDDDPTNDAPVENFGRSYSLFGGSGDASAGAAEFKYSQLGFYLQDDISVTNDFNLSLGLRLDVPFFSDGTVNDDFNNRTVALLEEAGKDLQGARVGTPIKSKPHFSPRLGFSWDVNGEKKTQLRGGVGVFTSRIPLVWPGGAYNNNGVSQAFVGDFTTPGDDFFVADPFNQPVQPGAEPGSGSVGGNIDLFAPDFKLPQVLKYNFAIDQKLPIWDLVLSGEFLYNNILNNVYYENLNVKDPVGRLNGADNRPYYDRNDLVDDTYARIILGSNTSEGYSYNATFKLTKPFENGFAGQIAYTYGESENIFEGTSSQNSSQWRNQITVNGKNSNLPVQRSDFSLGSRITANVSYEYEWNDNIKSTIALFYSGEQGSPYSYVYQEGRDLLNDDSRDNALIYIPRDASEITFVGSPQEQAEQWEAFNSFINSSDYLSERRGQYAERNGDRGPWSHIVDLKFLQDFSLNMNNKKHTFQVSFDIFNFTNLLNKDWGRRQFISREVGILETEVGGPNPEFSFNTDEFKTEEDVILYDDSGILSSRWQMQVGLRYIFN, encoded by the coding sequence ATGAAAAAACTATTACTCGGTTTATGCCTTATCTTAGGAATTGGCGCATTTGCACAAGGTGTGACTACTTCTTCCATGAATGGTCAAATTACTGATAATCAGGGAGAACCTCTGCCTGGTGCAAATATTATTGCAGTTCACACACCAACTGGAACTAATTACGGTGTCGTGACAGATTTTGATGGTTTCTACAGAATACCTAACATGCGGATTGGTGGACCTTATACACTAAAAATATCATACGTTGGTTTTAAAACTATTGAGCTTAAAAACATCTACTTAAAACTTGGTGACTCTGAAACAATATCACGCCAAATGAGTGAAGAAGCTAATGCTCTTGATGAAGTTGTAATTACGACTTCAAAGAGTGGTATTTTTGATTCAGGACAGCAAGGATCAAACACTAACATTTCTCAACGAGAAATTACAACCTTACCTTCTGCAACTCGTTCGTTAGGTGACTTTATACGTAAAACGCCTGAAGCACAAGTTACTGAAAATGGTTCGATTTCATTAGGTGGACAAAATAACCGTTACAACTCAATCTATATAGATGGTGCTGTAAACAATGATGTATTTGGACTTGCAGGTTCAGGAACAAACGGAGGACAAACTGGGGTAAACCCAATTTCTATAGACGCGATAGAATCATTTCAAGTGAACCTTTCACCGTTTGACGTTAGACAATCAGGTTTTGCCGGAGGTTCGATTAACGCTATTACACGTTCAGGTACTAATAACACTGAAGCTTCTGTTTACTATTACCAAAGAAATGAATCTTTAGCTGGTAAAACCCCAACAGCTATTAGCGAAGACAATAGAGAGCGTCTATCAGATTTTACAGCTGAATTATATGGTGCTAGAGTTGGTGGTGCGATTATTGAAAATAAATTATTTTACTTCGTTAACTACGAAAGACAAGATGAACAAACGCCTCAGCCTTTTAATTTCGATCTATACCAAGGCGATGCAACTAGACAAGACTTAACTAATCTTAGACAAGGACTAATTGATAAATATGGTTACAATCCAGGTATTTTTGATGAAAATACAAGTAAGCTTATTTCTGATAAATTAATTACACGTGTAGATTGGAATGTTAATGATAAAAACAGCTTAACGTTTAAAAATAGTTACGTAAATGCTGAAAACACAGACCCTAGACAAAGTAATGACAGAAATATTAACTATACTGGTCGTGGTGTATTTTTCCCATCTCGAACAAACTCTACAACAGTTGAATGGAATGCCACCAATGGTTCAGACCTTTCAAACAATCTAATTATTGGGTATACAGATGTTCTTGATGATCGTGGCCCAGTTGGCAACCCTTTCCCGGCTGTATCGATTAATGATGGTAATGGAAGAATTTGGTTTGGTTCAGAGCCTTTCTCAACAGCTAACTTATTAGAGCAGAAATTATTTACAGTTACCAACAATTTTGAAATCTACAGAGGTAAACATAAGTATACCATTGGTGCCAACTTTGAACATTTTGATGTTAAAAACGTATTTTTTGGTCAAAACTTTGGAGATTATACATTTGACAGCCTTGAAGATTTTGAAACTTACTTAGATGATGACCCTACAAATGACGCTCCAGTAGAAAATTTTGGCAGAAGTTACTCTCTTTTCGGAGGTTCAGGAGATGCTTCAGCAGGTGCAGCCGAATTTAAATACTCACAGTTAGGATTTTATCTTCAAGATGATATTTCTGTTACAAATGATTTCAACTTAAGCCTTGGCTTAAGATTAGATGTACCTTTCTTCTCAGACGGTACAGTTAACGACGATTTCAACAACCGTACTGTCGCTCTACTTGAAGAAGCAGGAAAAGATTTACAAGGCGCAAGAGTTGGTACGCCGATTAAAAGTAAGCCGCATTTCTCTCCTCGTTTAGGATTTTCATGGGATGTAAATGGCGAGAAGAAAACACAACTTCGTGGTGGTGTTGGTGTGTTTACATCAAGAATACCTTTAGTGTGGCCAGGTGGTGCTTACAATAACAATGGTGTTTCTCAGGCATTTGTTGGTGACTTCACAACACCTGGAGATGATTTCTTTGTGGCAGATCCATTCAACCAACCTGTTCAACCAGGAGCAGAACCTGGCTCAGGCTCTGTTGGTGGTAACATCGATTTATTTGCACCAGACTTTAAACTACCTCAAGTTTTAAAATATAATTTTGCTATAGACCAAAAACTTCCTATTTGGGATTTAGTATTATCTGGTGAGTTTTTATACAACAACATTTTAAACAATGTTTATTATGAAAACTTAAATGTTAAAGATCCTGTTGGTAGATTAAATGGTGCCGATAACAGACCTTATTACGACAGAAACGACCTAGTTGACGACACTTATGCACGTATTATTTTAGGGTCTAACACAAGTGAAGGTTATTCTTATAACGCAACATTTAAATTAACCAAGCCATTTGAAAACGGTTTTGCTGGTCAAATAGCTTATACTTACGGTGAGTCTGAAAATATTTTTGAAGGAACATCTTCTCAAAACTCATCACAGTGGAGAAATCAAATTACTGTAAATGGTAAAAACTCTAATTTACCAGTTCAACGTTCAGATTTCTCGTTAGGATCTCGTATTACAGCTAATGTATCTTATGAATATGAATGGAACGATAACATTAAAAGTACCATAGCTTTATTTTATTCAGGAGAACAAGGCTCGCCTTATAGCTATGTTTACCAAGAAGGAAGAGATTTGTTAAATGATGATTCTAGAGATAATGCTTTAATTTACATTCCTAGAGATGCTTCAGAAATTACATTTGTTGGATCGCCACAGGAGCAAGCTGAACAATGGGAAGCCTTTAATAGCTTCATAAATTCAAGTGATTACCTCAGCGAGAGAAGAGGTCAATATGCTGAAAGAAATGGTGATAGAGGTCCTTGGAGTCATATTGTTGATTTAAAGTTCTTACAAGACTTTTCATTGAACATGAACAATAAAAAACACACCTTCCAAGTATCATTCGATATTTTTAACTTCACTAATTTACTTAATAAAGATTGGGGTAGAAGACAATTTATCTCTCGTGAAGTTGGTATCTTAGAAACTGAAGTTGGTGGCCCAAACCCAGAGTTTAGTTTTAATACAGACGAATTCAAAACTGAAGAAGATGTAATCTTATACGATGACAGCGGAATTTTATCTTCAAGATGGCAAATGCAAGTTGGCTTAAGATATATCTTTAACTAA
- a CDS encoding ATP-binding protein, with the protein MLNKRLLIKNLLAHNDENSFFDKKLKIDIGNKEGKAKFLKHVCALSNSNPNNNAYIIIGVSDETNQILGVDFFDDSKIQNLVNAYLEHPPKVSYENIPFPHLPEHKVVGLVSIRPKREPSICALRKNIWKYWGGTVFMREGSISKPKVFDIEIKDFNSKLVNEIESHSQNNIKLTLDGVFDFIEKSKDYNPKYQVFKEYFVVCWAGKTKQINGKELLSRVNIELINEQVKLFYSDLDKVEIHYNNDKFEILEYIHLGLEQKFAYYPLERVSIKFQNTMKYEIETKLVFQPPKYDAATLRHFLNHNKTLLQKVSKHIKLTPNELSDLQQVPSIYLIAYLNGYKTALEALYNAKFLLKKNYPTAHQRVKDNLRVLRKIKYN; encoded by the coding sequence ATGTTAAATAAACGCTTACTTATTAAAAATCTTCTCGCCCATAATGACGAAAACAGCTTTTTTGATAAGAAACTGAAAATTGACATTGGCAATAAAGAAGGTAAAGCAAAGTTTTTAAAACATGTTTGCGCACTTTCAAATTCAAATCCAAATAACAACGCTTATATAATTATTGGCGTAAGTGACGAAACAAATCAAATTCTTGGAGTAGACTTCTTTGATGACAGTAAAATTCAAAATTTGGTCAACGCTTATCTTGAGCATCCACCAAAGGTAAGTTATGAAAACATTCCATTTCCTCATCTACCGGAGCATAAAGTAGTAGGTCTCGTTAGTATTAGACCTAAAAGAGAACCTAGTATTTGCGCTTTACGAAAGAACATTTGGAAATATTGGGGCGGCACTGTTTTTATGCGTGAAGGTAGTATAAGTAAACCAAAAGTATTTGATATTGAAATTAAAGACTTCAACTCCAAACTGGTTAATGAAATAGAAAGCCACTCTCAAAACAACATTAAACTAACGCTAGATGGTGTTTTCGATTTTATAGAAAAGAGTAAAGATTACAACCCAAAATATCAGGTATTTAAAGAGTATTTCGTTGTTTGTTGGGCAGGAAAAACCAAACAAATCAATGGTAAAGAACTTCTCTCTCGTGTAAACATTGAGCTTATTAATGAGCAAGTAAAGCTGTTTTATTCAGACTTAGATAAAGTCGAAATTCATTATAATAATGATAAATTTGAAATTTTAGAATACATACATCTCGGTTTAGAACAAAAGTTTGCTTATTATCCATTAGAAAGAGTAAGTATCAAATTTCAAAATACTATGAAGTATGAAATTGAAACAAAACTTGTATTTCAACCCCCAAAATATGATGCGGCAACACTACGCCATTTTTTAAATCATAATAAAACTTTACTTCAAAAAGTAAGTAAACACATCAAATTAACTCCCAATGAGTTGTCAGACCTTCAACAAGTGCCAAGCATCTATTTAATTGCTTATTTAAACGGTTATAAAACGGCTCTCGAAGCCTTATATAATGCTAAATTTTTACTAAAAAAAAATTATCCTACGGCGCATCAACGCGTAAAAGATAACTTAAGAGTTTTACGAAAAATTAAATATAATTAA
- a CDS encoding metallophosphoesterase family protein, whose protein sequence is MQRCYVIGDIHGGLKALKDLLFQLNLQPNDKLIFLGDYVDGWSDSANVISYLIQLKESHNCFFIRGNHDALVLKWLTTSFNNEKWLDHGGKSTKEAYEMIDDATKKKHIQFLENLEDYIVDEENRLFVHAGFANLHGPEYEFYNNTVYWDRSLWEMVLAMDSKLKPTDQRYPKRLQLFSEIYIGHTPTTRLNETRPIKIANVINVDTGAAFKGPLTAYEINSGEVIQTKPVYLYYPKENGRN, encoded by the coding sequence ATGCAGCGATGTTATGTAATTGGTGACATTCATGGTGGCCTGAAGGCTTTAAAAGACTTACTATTTCAGCTCAATCTTCAACCAAACGATAAGCTTATTTTTTTAGGTGATTATGTTGATGGATGGAGTGATTCTGCCAATGTTATCTCCTATTTAATTCAACTTAAAGAATCACACAATTGCTTTTTTATTCGTGGTAATCATGACGCCTTGGTTTTAAAATGGCTAACGACAAGTTTCAATAATGAAAAATGGTTAGATCATGGAGGTAAAAGCACTAAAGAAGCCTATGAAATGATTGATGATGCAACCAAGAAAAAGCACATTCAATTTTTAGAAAACTTAGAAGATTATATCGTAGACGAAGAAAACAGACTATTTGTTCATGCGGGATTTGCCAACTTACATGGTCCTGAATACGAGTTTTATAACAATACTGTTTATTGGGATAGAAGTTTGTGGGAAATGGTATTAGCTATGGATTCTAAGCTGAAGCCAACAGACCAACGCTACCCTAAACGCTTGCAATTATTTAGTGAAATTTACATCGGTCATACACCAACGACACGGCTTAATGAAACAAGACCTATTAAAATAGCTAATGTAATTAATGTGGATACTGGTGCGGCTTTTAAAGGTCCGTTAACAGCCTATGAAATTAATTCTGGTGAAGTGATTCAAACTAAGCCTGTTTACCTGTATTACCCTAAAGAAAATGGCCGAAATTAA
- a CDS encoding homogentisate 1,2-dioxygenase, with protein MPFYHKLGKIPHKRHTIFKKPNGDLYYEQLFGTIGFDGISSNMYHIHRPTQVKEIKHSYDVKPEIALDNNITSYRFHGFKIKAEDDYLKSRKTVLHNQDCNITLAAPRTSTEDYFYKNADADELLFIHKGSGKLRTQLGNLDFSYGDYLLIPRGVIYKIDFETSDNRLFIVESSSPIYTPKRYRNHFGQLLEHSPFCERDLRQPYELETNDEKGEFLIKIRKQNRIFDMVYATHPFDVVGYDGYNYPYAFSIHDFEPITGRVHQPPPVHQTFETDAFVVCSFCPRLYDYHPEAIPAPYNHSNIDSDEVLYYVDGDFMSRNDIEAGHISLHPAGIPHGPHPGAAERSIGKTKTEELAVMVDTFKPLQVTKEGLSIADESYHKSWLE; from the coding sequence ATGCCTTTTTATCATAAACTCGGTAAAATTCCACATAAAAGACATACGATCTTTAAAAAGCCTAATGGCGATTTATACTATGAACAATTATTTGGCACCATTGGTTTTGATGGTATATCATCTAACATGTATCATATACACCGACCAACTCAAGTTAAAGAAATTAAACATTCTTATGATGTGAAGCCCGAAATTGCTTTAGATAACAACATAACATCTTATCGATTTCACGGTTTCAAAATTAAAGCTGAAGACGATTATTTAAAAAGTCGAAAAACAGTTTTACACAATCAAGACTGCAATATTACATTGGCTGCACCAAGAACTTCTACTGAAGATTATTTTTATAAAAATGCAGATGCAGACGAATTATTATTCATTCACAAAGGCAGCGGAAAGTTAAGGACTCAATTAGGAAATTTAGATTTCAGTTATGGCGATTATTTACTTATTCCGCGTGGCGTTATCTATAAAATAGATTTTGAAACTTCAGATAATCGACTTTTTATAGTCGAGTCTTCAAGTCCTATTTACACACCCAAACGCTATCGCAACCACTTCGGGCAATTATTAGAGCATTCACCATTTTGTGAACGTGACCTTAGACAACCTTACGAATTAGAAACCAATGACGAAAAAGGTGAATTTTTAATAAAGATCAGAAAGCAAAACCGAATTTTTGATATGGTTTATGCCACGCATCCGTTTGATGTAGTCGGTTATGATGGTTATAATTATCCATATGCGTTTTCAATTCATGACTTTGAGCCGATTACCGGTCGCGTTCATCAGCCACCACCTGTACATCAAACTTTTGAAACCGATGCTTTTGTGGTTTGTTCATTTTGTCCACGATTATACGATTATCACCCAGAAGCTATTCCTGCTCCCTATAATCACAGCAATATAGATAGCGATGAAGTTTTATATTATGTAGACGGCGATTTTATGAGTCGTAACGATATTGAAGCTGGGCACATCTCATTACATCCAGCTGGCATACCTCATGGACCACATCCTGGAGCTGCCGAACGCAGCATTGGCAAAACTAAAACAGAAGAATTAGCCGTTATGGTAGATACTTTTAAACCGCTACAAGTCACTAAAGAAGGCTTAAGTATCGCCGATGAATCTTACCATAAATCTTGGCTCGAATAA